The window GAAGTTTCATGTTTggaaatgcatgcagtccGAATTTGATTTTTCTGAGATAGACTGTTTCAGAAGTATCAGATATGTATCAGGCGAAAGGCAGCGACGGGCACTTGATTTTGGAAAGCGCCTGACCTGTAATCTGGGTAATCGTCCCGCTCGAGAGGGTTTCCCATGAGTGTTAATGTCCTGAGCTTTCGAATGCCCTTCAATGGCAGTAGAGAGGCGTAGCTCGCAATTAGATTGCAGTGCAGGTAGAGGGTCCGTAGGTTTGAAAGCTGCTGCACAACGGGATCGATGACTTTGAGCTGATTGAATGCAAGATCTAGCCATTGTAGGTTCTTTTCTGGATACGGCATTATGCGACATAGAGATGGAATGAGCTCCTCCAGTGAACTTAACTGATTGTTACAAAGCCGTACAGCGGTCACAGTCAGTTTCACATGGATTTTCTCAGGCGTATGCAGGTCTATGACGGTTCCTTCAAAACCGTTCCTTGGTTGAgtacagagagacacagtaCTGCTATGCCTCGATAAGCAGACGGATGAGCGAAACCCTGCTAGATTTGGCGAGCTGCAACCGGAAGCGAGCGTCTGTTGTGGCGTTTGGGGCTCCAAGGTCTCGCCCATGAAGAAAGAATGAGACGCAAACGCAGGACTCTTTGATGGGGTTGCTGTCGGAGTCTGTCCACTGCGGTTCAGGGCGGCCTCGGAGAAAGTTACCCGATATTGCGATTCATGCTTTTTCGGAGAGCTGTTTTCAGGCACACCATTgagagcggaagacggcCAAATGCCATTGTTATGAGCAAGAGCAATCATGAACGTGGGCCGCGTAGGCTGTGGGGGAGAGGTGGATGGAGGAGTTGAGGGACGGGCCGCCGCCTTCGGAGACCGGCATAACGAATTTCTTTGGTTTGCGATAGCAGTGTGCTCTGGCGATATGTCAAGGGGAGACTTGTAGTTCCGGAACGACAAATCAAGGGGAGCGGTCGGCACGATGTAGTCATGACGATGTGGTGAGCGGCGACCGTCCGTGGCTGCAGGAGACTGCATTTTCACTTATGATATTGAtaaggtgaagaaggagtACAATGAACTGGCTTGTCTCCGTGTCCAGGCGAAGCAATGACGCGTTCGTGTCTATGCACACACGTGGCACACCTCAAATGTCACACTCAGTGGCTAGTGCAGGTCAGCCTCGGACAACTAGGTGctccgtcctctcgcgttATCCTCGATGGCGGGTTCGATGATACGAAGTTCGGGTCTTCTACGTGAGGACCGCGGCTTTCCAAGTGACAGGCAAGCCAGCAAGTCATGCGATTGGAGACGACAAGCAAACTGTTACATACTGAAGCACACATGTATAAACTAGAGATCGTTGACTTCACGTGTTGCAAATTGCGGGCCTGACGGAACTGACCCCATTGTGAGAATGAAATTGATTACGGCGAGACTTCCCGCCTCTTTATCAaattctcgttttctcccacGTACGGGTGGGAAGCTGAGCCATTATGTTCGACAGCCTTTTATCACTCTGTATCAGCACATTTTTCCAATCCTCAGAAATGTGGTGTCACGTCTtcatttccttttcctcctgtATCGCCCTTTCATCCAAGCTATTTGCCCGATTACCCATGTTTCACACGCATAGGCAAGACATGCGTCGAACTGCGTCGGCGCAGCTGATGATCAAACCACTAGCCGTGACCGTGAGAAATTGGCTTTAGAACTCTGCTTTCAGTTGTCTGATCGGTCCCGCCGcagggctgcatgcgtgaaTACGAAGCTCCGTCACCCAGAATTCGTGGTTGAACACCAGGGAGATGATGAACAGTGGACTTTACTTCTTGTTTCGGGAAGCGTGCAGCAGTCGAAAAGATCACACAATCACAGGAGTGTTGGCGGAAATGTTTTGCAAAAGCGAGACACCTCTGCAGACTCTCGTGCCACAATGGCTAAATTGCTGACTTGTGCACGCGAATGGCCCCACTCACGGGTAACTGCTGAACTTTCGATTCTCCACGACACAGGAAAAGAAGTTGTTTTAGCTGTATTCTAGGAAAAGAAGACTAATCCCGACTGATCGTTGCTTCGGCTCTTGACGCTCCTCGCGATCCAGCATTCACTTCGAAATTACTTTGGGACTACAGTGTTCGTGCATGTAGTAAATCTGTGAAACCCCATCTAAAGGAGCTGACCTGAGTTTGAAAAATATCCACGTATAATGTCGTGAACAAACTTTCCATCGGAGCTATGGCTGCAGACTGATACATTGCACCCTATGGAAAGAGGAAAGTGCAGGCGGTGTACGGCGTCGTTTCGTCGTTTACCGGGGATCTGAGCTGGGGCCAGTTTGAacggcttttctctgttAGAGTCTGTTAAGCCACCGCATCCTTCGGTTATGCACATTATGGGGACTCGTTAGTTTCGAGGGCGCTATGGTGATGACAacccttctttctcgagcACCATACTGGCTCGCTCAGCGGTATTTCCTGTCATATAACGCAGTTTTGTTAAAAATCCATCCACAGCAGGTAAAGGTAACGCTACGAATCCCCCTGCGTTACCAATTTCCCCCTAAACACCGTCACAATCTCTCAGTTCTTTCCTCGGCACTTTCGGGCTCCTGATAGAGCACGTCGAAACTCTGGTGTTCTCAGCCCAAGAGAGTTCTGCCGTCACACGATATACGTGCACGCTTCGTAGTTGATTCAAGCACAGATTCTGCTTCCATGCACGAGTAACTAACCTACCCACAGCAGCGATCATGATAACGACATGCTTTTAGGAGAGGAACCGATTCCTGCACAATTCTCTTTAAGCACGCAACGTGCTGCCCGAGCCCGCGCGCCAGGATAGGGAAGTTGGAGTCTGATAGTTGCATCAGCGCTGTGTGCCGTGCTTCAGATGGCAGTTCGAAGGGTCGTCACTCCCAGCCGCAAGGGTATTTATTCATGTCTTACACGTTCCCTTATCCGTAAATCCAATCAACTCCCCGTCAGATGCTCTAGGCTTCCACGTATGCTCGAATCTCTTTTCAAAGCCAATTACGGCTTATACAAAGTCTGCTTAAGGAGACGGATATATCGGATAAACTGTGTAACAGGAGATCTCCTTCGTAAAACCGGAGTAGGCGTATCTTTTGTGCCCTGACTACTAAATCTCCTACTGCCCTCCGATTTCTTGTCACGACAACGAACAAAACAGTagcaggaaacggaaggcgcGATGATTGATCTCTTGATGGGATAATCCAGTGTCCAGTTGCTCGTCCAGTGCCAGCAGTTGGCGTGAACCGCGGACAGCACAGGGTGCGACCGGCGGTGGCGAGGCTGGCCGCGGCGACACCCCAGATGTCTGGCTGCCGCCTGCAAACGCCAAGAAAACCAGGTAGTTTCAGTCAGTTGCTGCTTTCGGGGAGACGCTGCGTTTCTTCGAACCGCATCGTTGCCTGTACCTATAATGTGTGTGAGAGATGTTGCAACAGCTTCTTTGGCGTCACTGATATTTACGACAGTACTGTGTGGAGCACCCTGATGACTAGGCTACACGCGGAAGATTGATCGTCACTTTCTTGAGTCGGTTGTGCCACCAGCGTTTCCAGCCCACAGCAGCTGACTTCCAGGCTATATCACTATCCTCTCATGCCTTTTGCTCGGTGACGCTACCGTGTTGGAAATGGAGAATGGCGGACGAGGGAAAACATTTATTTATTCATCAAGCCTCCATTGTACGCGTGTAGATGCCATGCACGCTCAGTGGATCCTTTCGAAGAATCATCCACTCGATTACAGCTGCGTGAGTGGTTCGCGTCAGAGCAGTAGGAGCTGTCCCTTTGGCTTTACATGACAACAAGTCGCTTCTAAGAACATTGTTTCGAACAAAGAGCTTAGCGGATAGAGTACTGGTACTTCACCAATGGGTGATCGCGAGGTGGCGGCAGCTTCACCCAAACTGATGGCATCCGGTGGGCGGTAGTTTCCCAAAAATTACAGTCACTCTTCGCACTACCTGTCGTCAAAATCCAAACATTAGTGTCTAGTTTGGGTCAGAATCGTCTCTACCAACCTCAGACATGGCCGTATCAGCGTCAACTGCATCTTCGGAGGGAGGGTTGCTGCCAGGACACGTGGGGACTTCCCTCCAACAAGTCTCTCGAAGTGCTAAAAGTCTAACTCCGATGGCCTATCTCAGTTCACCATCCACTCCACATTCCGATCGGTCACTGACAATCAACTCCCGTCCCTTGCCAACAAACCAGAAGGGCgactttcctgtttctctatCCGCGGCCTACGGCGAACCTGAACAATCGTCACCAGGAGCATACCCTCACCGTCCCGTAATTGTAATAGATCCACCGCGAGTCGGCAAGATCGAGTGGACAGGCACGGAACGCGAGCCCAATGTGCTAACTAGAAAAGGGCCAGTGGCACTGCAAACCTTTGTACGCTCCGGCAatttttttctcctgtgcCCTCCTCTACGTCCTCATCCAGGTGTACCGTTGGACGCGAATGGAGCCTTTGACTTCCGCGCGTTTTTGTTATCCCAGGGTACCGGTGGAGTTCAACCCTTACACAAGCAAGCTGATGGCAACGGCTGGGCACCGCCAATATACGAACCGTAAAATCAGTTTGGTTAAGAAAGAGTGTGTTGCGCTCATGTGCCCAGGCGGGTAGAGGACACAAGAGCAGCTTGAGCATTTCAAACGTGGGCacttctcgtctttcgttCTGTGGTAATGCTTCATACGCATGAACATCACGGTCAAGCTAGACAACTCAATTCGTGCGTCCCCAGCACGGTTTCTGTTGCATCCCGTGTCCAGTATGTCCGCATGGAGCCGCAGCACTCCCCTGTTGTAGACAGGCATTCCGTTGGGACGTTGCGGTTTCTCAGCATCAATCGACGTCGCCGGCTTTGGGACAGCTACGGAGAGCCCCCGTCAGGAACGGGTTACCGATACGTTCGTTTACATCGGCGCTCGCTTTGCAACCACCAATGGGGGGCAGCAGCTTCTTTTCACTGTGCCAACATGAAGACGCAATATTTTTGCCCAACTTCTTAGGCTCAGGATTACAAGCTCACGTTTTCTGCTGAAATTGGGAGATGAGCGATAAAAACTTAGCAACGACCGCCAGTGGGGTTCTGCAATGACTCACCGCGTGATCCGCAACTAACAGCAGCTCAGAGCTGTGCTCTGCGTCTGAGTGAAGAGTGGCCAGTCGACCAACAGGGCTCTACCAACGGAGTATGGCTTACGCAGGAAAGCTATCAGTGACTCTGGTTTTATTGCCCCCCTATTTTATAGTTGGTGAATAACTTCACAGGACAGACGACGCTTGAAGTAGACTCGCAGGTGACGGCTGCTAGTTTAGTGACAAATAATCGAggagtgtgtgtgtttgaGCCACCCTTGTACTACGCAGGAGGAACTTCACAACATTGTCGAAGCCAAGAGAATAGATCCAAACATGTTTATGCGTCGTGGTTGGCCTGCTTGCTTCATGCCACCTGTCGTGCTCCTAAAATGGATGTTGGCCGAATGGTAGAGTGCACGTAGACTGTACAAAGATACTGAGGGTGTTTATTTGCAACCAGTGATACCTTCAGCCGCAACAGTTTTACCATTTAACGCTATTGCCAAAATGCTATCTCACTGCAATAGCTATACCATTCAACGCTATCGCCAAAATGCTATCTCACTGCAGAGTGTCCTTTACAGAATTTTCCATTACAATGGCAGGTGCTGACATAGCCTCTCCCCGGGAAGAAAGCATGCGAATCGGACTTCCGCTCCAACGAGCAGAACCTGTGTTACGAGTTCCTGTCACAAGAAGAAAATATGACTACCACCTCCAGCCACGGCCCAGAGAGTAGTCACCCATGCGCACGATACCCGTGCCGGGCACCACTGGGCACTCCATCTCGCGCAGGGGGGGAGCAATTCTCAGAAGTGAGGGAGTCTAGAAGAGCCGTGACATGGAGAAATCGTGTAAGAGGAAGTTTGATGATTTAGCGGATGTGGTTTGACTGTCGGATAACCTTGCCACGCAGATGAAACCCCAGGATACGCATAGCGGTGATTGAAAGTAAACACACGGAACCCTGGTCCCGCGAATTCTGTGGAAGTAGACAATTTCCATCGCGTGTGTGCAAATATCGCACCGAGGGGATATGGAATTACGCCACAGGGGCGTTCTTCGTCCTGTCTCGGTCCCTTAAGTTTTGAACTCCCGCCGCCCATCAGAGAACGTTCTGCAACCATGCATCACTGCCAGTATCCTTTTTTACTGGCCTATTTACCAAAAAGAAGCGACGTTCGAATCTCGCTCTTACACTGTCACTCTTTCACGTTTGCAACTACGTACAGAGTGAATCCTCTAGGGAGGACCTCAAGCCGATCCCGCAGGACTCGCGAGATGGCTGCGATGATGTACTGCGCCAGATCTTCGTACCCTTTGGGTAGGTTTGCTCCGATGGCATCCTGTGTGCTATCTTGTACAACGGGGACATGCTTCAAAGCGGGACTTCTGTTGTTCTTGGCCGCTCCACCCCTTGGACTTTCTGCAATCTTCTCCATGTATGATAACGACACCTTCAAAACCTGTGGCCGCCACATGCGCTTGGTCACGCCGTTTGTAGATATCGTTGCACCGCACGTGGGTGCCCTCTGCTGAGACTTTTCTGCACTTTCCTCGTCGTTCGCTGCTCCCCCTCTTACATCCGAAAGAAGCACTTGTAGAGTCCTCGCCAACAGCCCGTCACTAGGGAATGCAACCAGCTCGGGAGTCAGAGCGGTCAAGTTCATTGACAAGATAGTGAATGCCGGCAAAAAGAACGGATCTCCCTGCCGACATGGGGGCATTGAAATCTTGAGCATTTCACCCCCCGTTCCCTTCCTGCCCACAACAACAACAATTTCGAAATCGTCGCCTTGGAGGACTACTTTGTTCGCGAGACGTTTCTTTTGATTGCGGGCGAAGGCCTTAGTCACCTCATCGATAAATTGAAGTTGGTGCTTGAACTGTTCGAACCAGAAGTATGCTCCCAAACTCGGCGCCTTGAGATTTTTCAGAAGACGTCGTGCCGTGGAAATCCGATTTTTCGTCTGAACAAGGGACGGTTGAGGTTTCACGTCTCCAGTGGCCTCTCCAAGATAGGCAATCAGCAAGTACGTATTTTTCTCGAGTGCTTCCGCCAAGAGACTCAGTTTCTCGTGAATCGTCGTCTCAAGCTTCTCAGCGAACTGGTCAGtgcgcgcgagggcgaagcggtTTTCCTGTGTGTAATCAAACTGCAGATACTGCAGGAAAGGAACGGTATAGGACTCCGCTAGCAGCCCATCCACACGGACGACTGCATAGTGGTCAAACAGCGGACCCGTTCGCTGTCGTTCACGCAGCCACCCCACTGCCACAGCGGCAATCATATGTTCATCAGGTAGAACCATCTCGATAATAGGAGCCTCCGAGTgggccttttcttctttcttctcttcctctcccccgcCCCATCCTGAAGGTCCGAGGTTCAGCGAGTTAAAGAGAGCCCGTGCACCACCTAACCCTCCAAAAAGTTTCACACCCTTTTCCCTGTTGGGCAGATTCGTCGTGGATACCTGAGGGACGGTATGAATGAAAATGGGGATTACCGTTTTCCCTGGAAGAAGTTGCTTCACCAGGTGGGTCATGACACCACACACTTTCTCGATTTTGCTACTGGCGAAGGAGCTGCTCAGATCGATATACGTGGCCCCCTTCTCGCGGTGCGTGCGGGACCCCGTGAATGAAGACGGCTCGAGGAAATCCCGCTGAATACTCTGGACCATATCCTGCAACATGTTCTCTTCTAGATGGAGATTTTGCAGGAAATCTCGGAGACGCGTGATCGCATCCGCTGTAATTCGCTGCTCGGCTTCCCCTAACGCAGTCAGCCGTTCATGCACCAAATCATCCAACTCGCGTCGAGCTGCAATCATACGCGCGTCGATGTCGTTCACCTCCACGTCCATACGGTGCCGCATGTCAAAGTACACCTGCAAGTAAACGAGAACGCGCAACGATTACACACAGGAACAGCGAAACCCACACATGCTAGTTGAAAATCGGGTGGAAAACTGAACAGATCGCACACCAGCATCCACCATGCACTCAGCACTACAGACAGCTACCTACAAacatacagatatatccATTCtcataaatatatatatatatataatcaTATGTTGATGAGTTCACGTCAATCCGCCACAATCGCGTGACGCTGCGCCATGCGTCCTCTTTCCACTGGCACTGACCCGCGTGAGCTCATCGACCTTCGCGCTGCACGTGTCGATCTGCCGCATCACACTCGACGCTTCCGTGTTAAACGAGCTCTCCGCCTGCGCTCGGATCTGAGTCAGCTGGTCACGGAGCTCCTGCAGATGTTTGTAAACGGCGCCGTTTGGCGGTCTGAGCTGCGCGTCCAGCTGCTCCTCAACGCGCGACAAACCGCGGATGAAGTCCGCTAACAACACAGCAAAAAAACCACGTGTAGATGCAGATCCACGCCTCCACGAACTCCCCTCCATCAACCCACATTAAGACACATACACTCACGCGACAACCGCTATATGCAACATGATGTACACGTTGACTCGTGTACAAAACTGTTCCTGCGTATTCAGCGGCACCTGTTCGTAGTGTGCGAGCATCATAATCTCCGTTCGCCCAGCCAGTACTTTTCTGGGACGCTGTAGAGGTTACGCAAGTTCGAATCAGGTCGAACGCATGTCGATTCAGAGCACATATCCACACTACACCTCCAAAGCAACGAACAGCCCCGCGTTCTGCGGACCTCTCTACACGACGAACCGGTGCGCCTTGCACGCAGTCTGATTCACCGAAAACAGGGTGTTTGGTTCCCAAGCCTTCTTACGCCGAGAGGACATATCGATCCCCTCGCGTCTTTATCTCTTGTAatacacagatatacatagCTGTAGACATTTACGTGCCCATGCGTCGTGTTGAAAAGATTTGTCTAGTCCACTTTTTCACACATCCTACCCGATCGACTGTCAATCATGCGTAaagtttcttctgttttgcCGTCGAATGATTCGTTGAGATGCTGGATTTCCCCCTTGGCCTTGTTGACTTCCATACGCAGGAGATCGATTTGAGCAGTGAGTTGCGCAATCTTCTCCATAAATCTGGAAAGGACAGAAGGCACGCAGAACCATCACACAACAGAGAGAATCCCAAGATTCAAGATacacggaagaggagaatcGAGCTCCGATCGCCCCCCCTTGTTCTGCTTTCCTCTGccacggaaaagagaagcactACACTCTTTCCTATCTGCGCCGTGCACGCAGATGAGGTACACCGATGCATGTGTCTTGTCGCCAACGGGTTTCTCCCTCCCCAAGTtcgttccctttttcttcacGGTTTCTGACTGGTGCGAAAGGAGCATCTTCAGATATCATCAGCTGCCGCCTCGACGTGGTTCTCaactgtatgtacacccccTTTCCCTAACAAGGTCTCGGCGCACACCTCGAAACCGTTGGCTAAATCGCGGAAAGGATAGGGCCGCGTTAGTTCCGCGGCAAAAAAGTGACCCGCGCATTTGCCCATCTCTGTGCTGGTGAACGTACTTGTCTGTGAGGCTTCCCGCGTGGTTCCTCATCGAGAGTAACCTGGACTTTATTTCTGCCGGCGCAGCCTGCTCGCCGTTCCACAACAGAAgaccttctctgtcttttacgccttcgcctcgcgctgtGGAGAGCGCTCCCGCCGCATTTTCCCCTGCCTTTGCTCCAGGTATGTGTGCTGCGCCTGCACTTGTCAACTTCGAGGCGTCCTCAGAGGCCGAgctttcgctctcttgccCGGGGTCGACGGATCCGGCGCCAGGGTCGGCATTGACGAAGCTTGGCCGCGAGTGAGCTATGGTCGGAAACAAGATGGGAGTGAGTAccgccgagagagcgagaagagagaagaccaagAAAGCCCTTTTGGCGGATCGCCTGCGGCCAGAAGAGCAGGCGCTGCGGCACCAGGACGCCGGCGCGGGCAGTCCTGCTGAGTGGCCGACGTGGGTTGCCATCCCGTtagaggagaaaaaagaaagacagtgAGAAGTCCTTCCGATTTTCTGACGCCTTCGGGTCACGCTCCaagaacgaagaaggaagcccGAGCGTGAGAAAGAGCCTCACTAACACCGGATACATGGCGAGCGCAGAAAGGCGGCTGCAAAAGCCGACGCGGAAAGTCGTTTTCGGAAACAGAGGCGGTGCACGGAGCGATGACGGAAGGCAATTTTCCAAATAGTCCCGCGAACACACAGCCCTTGCGTGTAACTT of the Neospora caninum Liverpool complete genome, chromosome XII genome contains:
- a CDS encoding putative leucine rich repeat protein, which encodes MQSPAATDGRRSPHRHDYIVPTAPLDLSFRNYKSPLDISPEHTAIANQRNSLCRSPKAAARPSTPPSTSPPQPTRPTFMIALAHNNGIWPSSALNGVPENSSPKKHESQYRVTFSEAALNRSGQTPTATPSKSPAFASHSFFMGETLEPQTPQQTLASGCSSPNLAGFRSSVCLSRHSSTVSLCTQPRNGFEGTVIDLHTPEKIHVKLTVTAVRLCNNQLSSLEELIPSLCRIMPYPEKNLQWLDLAFNQLKVIDPVVQQLSNLRTLYLHCNLIASYASLLPLKGIRKLRTLTLMGNPLERDDYPDYRIAVIATLPDLKSLDHTVISGDEIAAAEQFRHDQEIKRRGRHEKGT
- a CDS encoding putative microtubule-binding protein encodes the protein MATHVGHSAGLPAPASWCRSACSSGRRRSAKRAFLVFSLLALSAVLTPILFPTIAHSRPSFVNADPGAGSVDPGQESESSASEDASKLTSAGAAHIPGAKAGENAAGALSTARGEGVKDREGLLLWNGEQAAPAEIKSRLLSMRNHAGSLTDKFMEKIAQLTAQIDLLRMEVNKAKGEIQHLNESFDGKTEETLRMIDSRSADFIRGLSRVEEQLDAQLRPPNGAVYKHLQELRDQLTQIRAQAESSFNTEASSVMRQIDTCSAKVDELTRVYFDMRHRMDVEVNDIDARMIAARRELDDLVHERLTALGEAEQRITADAITRLRDFLQNLHLEENMLQDMVQSIQRDFLEPSSFTGSRTHREKGATYIDLSSSFASSKIEKVCGVMTHLVKQLLPGKTVIPIFIHTVPQVSTTNLPNREKGVKLFGGLGGARALFNSLNLGPSGWGGGEEEKKEEKAHSEAPIIEMVLPDEHMIAAVAVGWLRERQRTGPLFDHYAVVRVDGLLAESYTVPFLQYLQFDYTQENRFALARTDQFAEKLETTIHEKLSLLAEALEKNTYLLIAYLGEATGDVKPQPSLVQTKNRISTARRLLKNLKAPSLGAYFWFEQFKHQLQFIDEVTKAFARNQKKRLANKVVLQGDDFEIVVVVGRKGTGGEMLKISMPPCRQGDPFFLPAFTILSMNLTALTPELVAFPSDGLLARTLQVLLSDVRGGAANDEESAEKSQQRAPTCGATISTNGVTKRMWRPQVLKVSLSYMEKIAESPRGGAAKNNRSPALKHVPVVQDSTQDAIGANLPKGYEDLAQYIIAAISRVLRDRLEVLPRGFTLYVVANVKE